CCACGGGAGCCGGGATCCCCTTGAGTACGTTCACGTCGCGGGTGACCAGTCGTTCACGGTCGGAGGCGCCGCTTCCCGGAAAGGCCTCCAGGTAGACGTGGAAGATGGACGCGTCGCCGTAGGCGTAACCGGCCACGCCTTCCTCGCGGAGGATGCTGTCCATGCCATGGCGCAGCCGCTCTGCCAGCCGGTTCGCCTGTTCCTGGGGCAGACCGGTGGCAACGCGTTTCAAAGTGGCGATGCCGGCGGCGGTGGAGACCGGGTTTGCGTTGAAGGTCCCCAGGTGATGCACCCGTTCGTACCGGTCCCGGTGGGCGTCGCCGGTATAGTCGAACACTTCCATGATATCGGCGCGGCCCGCGAGCACGCCGCCTGGCATGCCGCCCGCCAGGATCTTGCCGTGGAAGCTCATGTCCGGTGTGATTCCGGCGTATTCCTGGTAGCCACCCGGTGCGTAGCGGAACCCCGTTATGACCTCGTCGTAGATCAGGAGCACGCCGTGGTCCCGGGTCAGATCGCGAAGCCCCTCGTTGAAGGCCACGGTAAGGGGTCCGGTACCCCAGGACGCGCCGGACGGCTCCAGCATGACGGCGGCGATGTCCCGGTCCTTCTCCAGCACTTCGGCGACGCGGTCGAGGTCCGCCGGGATGACTTCGATCGTATCGAGAACGGCCGGCGGGATGCCTGCCGAGACGGGCTTGTCGAAGGGGATCATGGCCCCCTTGCCCACGCCGTCGTGCCATCCGCTGAAGTGTCCCTCGAAGCGCAGCACCCTGATCTTGCCGGTGAAGGTCCGGGCAACGCGAAGCGCGAGCATGCTGCCCTCGGACCCCGAGTTTACGAAGCGCACGCGTTCCGCGCAGGGGACCATCCTCTGGATCAGCTCGGCCCATTCCAGCTGCATCGGATGGTCGTTGCCGAAATGAAATCCCAGATCGAGGGCGTCGCGCATGGCCCGGCACACTTCCGGTGGCGCGTGCCCCAGCAGCAGCGCGGCGTTGCCCATGCCGTAGTCGATGTACTCCCGGCCGTCCTCGTCCCGCTTTCGTGAGCCTGCCGCACGGGAAATGTACAAAGGAAGGGGATGGCCCCTGCGCAGGTCGTGTCCCACCCCGCCGGCCAGTGATTCCAGCGCACGCGAATACAGTTCCTCGGCCCTGGGGCGGGACTTCCTGTACTGCTCGATCGGTTTATCACCCATCTTCAGTCCTCGCCTTCGCCCGTAGCTCATCGCAGCCCGTTGATCAATGTCAGCGTGGCGTCGACGACCCGCTGCTCCGAATCGGGGCGGATGGCCGTGGGCATGCTGTAGGCCTGGAACAGCAGGTCGGGCACGCCGTACCAGCGCTTGCGGATGTCCCAGCCGCCCGCCGGGAAATCCTCCGCCCTGGGCAGGTAGCATACGCATCCGTTGGTGTAACCCATGACCAGGGTCTGGGGGAACGGCGATCCGGCCTTGATGGCCAGTCCGGTTTCAAAAAAGGTCTCCGTGCTGTTCGCGGCCAGGACGATATCGTTGATCCGTATGGCCTGGACCACGACGTCGATCGAGGCGCCGCCGGATTCAACGGCCTCGACGAGCCGGTCGCTCCAGTCCGCGAACCTCGTGGTTACGAGAAACTCCCATACCTCGCCGCCCTGTGCGCGGACTTTGTCCCGCGCATCGTGGCATTTCGCCCGGATGGCCCGGGCCTCTTCGGGCGGCGGCAGGTCGATGAACCCGAGCGAAAGGGATTCGTCCGCGGCGGCCAGGCGGGTGCACGCCTCGCCGGTGACCGGCTCCCACGGCCAGACGGTAATTCGGGACAGCGATCCCATGCGCCGGCGCTCCCCGCGCATCCGGTGGGTGTGGATGGCTGCGGCGGTCTTGACGACTTCGGCGCCCAGCGTGGCCCCGATGCGGTCTTTCTCGTCCCTGCAGTCGGCTTCCATGCTCAGGCCGCCCCGCGGCATGATGTTCCCGCCGCATCCCTGGAGAAAGAGCGACAGTCCCCCGATCGCGTGCTCGACCAGGTCCCTGGCCGCGCCCGGGAAATCCGGGGATGCCGCCATGGACCGGGGTCCGACGGTCACCGGGTGGCAGCCATAGGAAAACAACGTGGCGATGGGACGGCCTTCCAGGTCGTCCACGCGTAGGACCCCCACGGACGGGTCGGTCGGATGACGGGGTACTTCGCCGAGGAAGACCTCGCCGTCGGCATCGGTCTCCCGGCGGTATACCCCG
The DNA window shown above is from Gemmatimonadota bacterium and carries:
- a CDS encoding aminotransferase class III-fold pyridoxal phosphate-dependent enzyme, which produces MRMLPAQGGGFPGGRLGHPQALVRRARPAVPGLQHAHGHPPRFGAAGRRRHADIDQRAAMSYGRRRGLKMGDKPIEQYRKSRPRAEELYSRALESLAGGVGHDLRRGHPLPLYISRAAGSRKRDEDGREYIDYGMGNAALLLGHAPPEVCRAMRDALDLGFHFGNDHPMQLEWAELIQRMVPCAERVRFVNSGSEGSMLALRVARTFTGKIRVLRFEGHFSGWHDGVGKGAMIPFDKPVSAGIPPAVLDTIEVIPADLDRVAEVLEKDRDIAAVMLEPSGASWGTGPLTVAFNEGLRDLTRDHGVLLIYDEVITGFRYAPGGYQEYAGITPDMSFHGKILAGGMPGGVLAGRADIMEVFDYTGDAHRDRYERVHHLGTFNANPVSTAAGIATLKRVATGLPQEQANRLAERLRHGMDSILREEGVAGYAYGDASIFHVYLEAFPGSGASDRERLVTRDVNVLKGIPAPVVSAFQKMLLARGIDLVSYTGGVTSSAHTDEDIALTLDAFGDVIRALVRERVIATLK